One Microbacter margulisiae genomic window carries:
- a CDS encoding nucleotide exchange factor GrpE, with the protein MKQKNEKPLANETTADQNEKPLEPNAEKTIFGTEESGDELLLSEEESIADAKLKEEIESLQKKYDDLNDAHLRLMAEFDNYRKRTLREKADMIKSAGESVIVNVLPLIDDLERGLKTAENASDVQAIKEGMDLIYSKFLSFLKQNGVTPIDTTNCAFDTTYHEAITTIPAPTEAQKGKIIDSVQKGYMMRDKVIRYAKVIVGE; encoded by the coding sequence ATGAAACAAAAAAACGAGAAGCCACTTGCAAACGAAACTACTGCTGATCAAAATGAAAAGCCTTTAGAACCAAATGCGGAAAAAACCATCTTTGGGACTGAAGAATCAGGTGATGAATTATTATTATCTGAAGAAGAGTCTATTGCTGATGCCAAACTTAAAGAAGAAATAGAATCGCTACAAAAAAAATATGATGACCTCAATGATGCTCATTTGCGTTTGATGGCTGAATTTGATAATTACCGTAAACGTACATTGCGGGAAAAAGCAGACATGATCAAATCCGCAGGCGAATCTGTGATTGTTAACGTACTACCATTAATTGATGATTTGGAACGGGGACTGAAAACAGCCGAAAATGCCAGTGATGTTCAAGCAATAAAAGAAGGCATGGATCTGATTTATTCCAAATTTCTGTCTTTCTTGAAACAAAATGGTGTGACTCCTATAGATACTACAAATTGTGCTTTTGATACCACATATCACGAAGCCATTACTACGATCCCTGCACCAACAGAAGCCCAAAAAGGTAAAATTATTGATTCCGTTCAAAAAGGCTATATGATGCGGGATAAGGTTATTCGTTACGCAAAAGTGATTGTTGGCGAATAA
- the rlmH gene encoding 23S rRNA (pseudouridine(1915)-N(3))-methyltransferase RlmH: MKCVLILVGKTTDRYLVDGVTKYLERINHYLNFEPLIISELKNAKSLTFEQQKEQEGIAILKILSPSDDVILLDEKGQSYTSEEFASWMEKKMVESTKRLVFVIGGPYGFSSKVYERATQKLSLSKMTFSHQMIRLLFVEQMYRAMTILKGEPYHHI, encoded by the coding sequence ATGAAGTGTGTTTTGATTCTGGTTGGAAAGACGACTGATCGTTATTTGGTAGATGGAGTAACGAAGTATCTTGAACGGATCAATCACTATTTGAATTTTGAACCGTTGATTATTTCAGAATTGAAAAATGCTAAAAGCCTGACTTTTGAACAACAAAAGGAGCAGGAAGGAATTGCTATTTTGAAAATTTTAAGTCCATCCGATGATGTAATATTGCTTGACGAAAAAGGGCAGTCATATACGTCTGAAGAATTTGCTTCATGGATGGAGAAGAAAATGGTTGAGTCAACAAAACGTCTTGTGTTTGTTATAGGAGGTCCTTACGGATTTTCTTCCAAAGTATATGAGCGCGCCACTCAAAAATTATCCCTCTCAAAAATGACTTTCTCTCATCAGATGATCCGTTTGCTTTTTGTTGAGCAAATGTATCGTGCCATGACCATTTTAAAAGGAGAGCCTTATCATCATATCTGA
- a CDS encoding efflux transporter outer membrane subunit — translation METLKIQRIAFLVILMALVAGCAVQPFKTNLSVMAKGLYRDSTSVDTTTIASINWHDFYADPHLQYLIQQALDSNLNVRLAINHLAQASQYYKQSEAALFPTLNFGMDGSLSNISKYGNSQPPKVVPISDLKWSLAASWEVDIWGKLNSAKKAQLATMLQQQSTVEATRTQLIADVASAYYQLVLLDKQKQVTLQSIANYKKYLSMVQSMMKSAQVNAVAVLQAKAQLASASAYLPQIQLSIVTTENYLSQLLGKASSAISRSDSLNLILFHPEPLHIGVPVQMLRRRPDVLAAEYALRAAHEQFNVATADMYPQLSLTGSFGTEATGITNWFNLPGSIFWSAVAGLTQPIFNGRTLRTQREVAKLQESAALLTFKQTLLNAGEEVSNALASIRYLQQQAVYQKEQVDALKKAYEYSQELLMNGYATYLDVLNAQNSELSTELSLYNTYNSIIQQKITLYRALGGGW, via the coding sequence ATGGAGACACTAAAAATACAACGAATAGCATTTCTTGTTATTTTAATGGCTTTGGTTGCCGGTTGTGCTGTCCAACCGTTTAAAACCAATTTAAGCGTGATGGCAAAAGGATTGTATCGTGACAGTACGTCAGTAGATACAACAACTATTGCCAGTATAAATTGGCATGATTTTTATGCAGATCCGCATTTGCAATATTTGATTCAGCAAGCGTTGGATAGTAATTTGAATGTTCGGTTAGCTATTAATCATTTGGCACAGGCTTCCCAATATTATAAACAAAGTGAGGCTGCCCTGTTTCCTACATTAAATTTTGGCATGGATGGCTCTTTGTCAAATATTTCTAAGTACGGGAATTCCCAACCTCCTAAAGTAGTGCCTATTTCGGATTTGAAATGGAGTCTTGCCGCTAGTTGGGAAGTTGATATCTGGGGAAAACTAAACAGCGCTAAAAAGGCACAGCTGGCTACGATGCTACAACAACAGTCAACGGTTGAAGCAACCCGTACTCAGTTGATTGCAGATGTTGCATCGGCTTATTATCAATTGGTTTTGTTGGATAAGCAGAAACAAGTGACCTTGCAGAGTATTGCCAATTATAAAAAGTATCTTTCGATGGTGCAAAGTATGATGAAATCGGCTCAGGTGAATGCAGTTGCTGTTTTACAGGCGAAAGCACAATTGGCTTCTGCATCAGCGTATTTACCTCAGATTCAGCTGTCAATTGTAACAACGGAAAATTATCTTTCGCAGTTACTTGGAAAAGCTTCATCAGCTATTTCCCGTTCGGATAGCCTTAATTTGATTTTATTTCATCCAGAACCTTTGCATATTGGTGTCCCTGTACAAATGTTACGTCGCCGTCCGGATGTATTAGCCGCTGAATATGCACTAAGAGCAGCTCATGAACAATTCAATGTCGCAACTGCAGACATGTATCCGCAACTTTCATTGACCGGTTCGTTCGGCACCGAAGCAACTGGAATTACTAATTGGTTTAATTTACCAGGATCAATTTTTTGGAGTGCTGTAGCTGGATTGACACAACCGATTTTTAATGGCCGTACTTTACGAACTCAACGGGAAGTCGCTAAGCTCCAAGAAAGCGCTGCTCTATTGACATTCAAACAGACACTTTTAAATGCAGGGGAAGAGGTTTCGAATGCTTTAGCTTCCATACGCTATTTGCAGCAACAGGCTGTCTATCAAAAGGAACAGGTTGATGCCTTGAAAAAAGCATATGAATATTCACAAGAGCTTTTAATGAACGGGTATGCTACTTATTTGGATGTGTTGAACGCTCAAAACAGTGAATTATCCACGGAGTTATCTTTGTATAATACTTATAACAGTATTATTCAGCAAAAAATTACACTGTACCGTGCCTTAGGCGGTGGTTGGTGA
- a CDS encoding efflux RND transporter permease subunit has product MIQTFLRRPVLATVISILICIIGILGYISLPVEQFPSIAPPMVMVSATYPGANASTVLKSVIAPLEEQINGVEGMTYMVSSASNNGSASIKVYFDIKTDPNMAQVDVQNRVSSALSQLPAAVTQYGVTTRKMLDNQLIIAALYSDNPKFDETFLQNYARINVAPLLERVDGVGQVNIFGSRTYSMRIWLDPTKMAAYDLEPSDVISAIQEQNVEAAPGQLGLNGNQPFQYTLTYQGKFNKVPEYENIVIKALPGGQILRLKDVAKIELGAYDYSVKTLANGKPGVGMAAFQMAGSNARDVVNRLKSVLQEASKSFPPGVKYTIPNDANKFLVASINKVKRTLLEAFLLVFFVVFLFLQDLRTTLIPAISSIVAIVGSFFFLNAFGFSLNLFTMFALVLAIGIVVDDAIVVVEAVHAKMDKDKTLSTFEATSSAMSEISTAIISITLVMASVFIPVSFLQSTSGVFYRQFGLTLAAAIALSALNALTLSPVLCTLLIKRENKEERKKNFFTRLHSNFNVAFEAQTVKYKRALGFFTTTHRWIPALMIVVFALGAYGLIKITPTAFVPNEDQGIIMADVTLPPGASLERTQHVISQIDSVIKTMPIIESRLAIAGQSLLTGVAGSSHGMVVSSLKNWDERGDTTVQDVIAELYRKTATIKGGKILFFAPPPIRGFGFSEGFEVQLEDKTGGSINKFYQVEQKFLKDLMARPEIDYATTSFNVNFPEYQFDIDVDKCKMEGVSVSDVFQSLQAYYGGMFVSDFNLYTKYCRVMIQAPPQDRTDLNSFSKVMVRNSQGSMVPITTLLTFKRVYQPEALTRYNMFTAATISGKQKAGYSTGDAINAVKQVASTLPTGYSVEFSGMSREEIKSGSQAIFIFLLSFLFVYFILSAQYESYILPWSVMLSLSIGLFGVYFFVHLFGITNNIYVQVALIMLIGLLAKNGILIVEFARQRREHGMSIVQAAIDGAGARLRPILMTSFAFIFAMLPLVIENGAGKAGNNSIGVAAGGGMLIGTMFGIFVIPTMFVIFQTLDEKIRKRKWRH; this is encoded by the coding sequence ATGATACAAACATTTTTACGCCGACCTGTTCTTGCAACGGTAATTTCTATCCTTATCTGTATTATTGGTATTTTAGGATACATATCGTTACCGGTTGAACAGTTTCCCAGTATTGCACCACCAATGGTTATGGTGTCTGCAACTTATCCCGGAGCGAATGCTTCAACGGTGTTGAAAAGCGTCATTGCTCCTTTGGAAGAGCAAATTAATGGAGTTGAAGGAATGACCTATATGGTTTCTTCTGCCAGTAATAACGGATCAGCTTCCATAAAAGTTTATTTTGATATTAAGACAGATCCAAATATGGCTCAGGTGGATGTACAAAACCGGGTTTCATCTGCTTTAAGTCAGTTGCCTGCTGCGGTAACACAATATGGAGTTACCACTCGAAAAATGCTTGATAATCAATTGATAATTGCAGCCCTTTATAGTGATAATCCTAAGTTTGATGAAACTTTTCTGCAAAATTATGCCCGTATCAATGTTGCGCCATTATTGGAACGGGTAGATGGTGTTGGACAGGTAAATATATTCGGATCCCGTACTTACTCAATGCGTATCTGGTTGGATCCTACCAAAATGGCAGCTTATGATTTGGAACCAAGTGATGTAATCAGTGCCATTCAGGAACAGAATGTGGAAGCTGCCCCCGGACAATTAGGGTTGAATGGAAATCAACCCTTCCAATATACATTGACCTATCAGGGAAAGTTTAATAAAGTACCCGAATATGAGAATATTGTCATTAAGGCTTTACCTGGCGGACAAATTCTCAGACTAAAGGATGTGGCTAAAATAGAGTTGGGAGCTTATGATTATTCGGTTAAAACATTAGCAAACGGGAAGCCAGGAGTTGGAATGGCAGCTTTTCAAATGGCTGGCTCTAACGCACGTGATGTGGTTAATCGTTTGAAATCTGTGTTGCAGGAAGCATCCAAATCTTTTCCTCCCGGAGTCAAATACACCATTCCAAATGATGCCAATAAGTTTCTTGTTGCATCCATCAATAAAGTAAAGCGAACTTTATTGGAAGCTTTTCTATTAGTGTTCTTTGTTGTGTTCCTGTTCTTACAGGATTTGCGTACCACATTGATTCCGGCTATTTCGTCAATAGTCGCCATTGTGGGATCTTTCTTCTTCCTGAATGCGTTCGGCTTTTCGCTTAACCTGTTCACGATGTTTGCGTTGGTGTTGGCCATTGGAATTGTAGTGGACGATGCAATTGTGGTGGTGGAGGCGGTACATGCCAAAATGGATAAAGATAAAACTTTATCAACATTTGAGGCCACTTCAAGTGCGATGAGTGAAATTTCAACGGCCATTATCTCCATTACTTTGGTTATGGCTTCCGTATTTATTCCTGTGAGCTTTTTACAAAGCACAAGTGGCGTCTTTTACAGACAGTTTGGATTAACTCTGGCGGCTGCTATTGCATTGTCCGCCTTAAATGCGTTGACCTTAAGCCCGGTATTGTGTACCCTATTAATCAAGCGTGAAAATAAAGAAGAGCGAAAAAAGAATTTTTTTACCCGTTTACATTCTAATTTCAATGTTGCTTTTGAGGCACAAACCGTAAAATATAAACGGGCATTAGGCTTTTTTACAACAACACACCGCTGGATTCCAGCTTTGATGATTGTCGTTTTTGCACTGGGGGCTTACGGTTTAATTAAAATAACACCTACAGCCTTTGTGCCTAACGAAGATCAGGGTATTATCATGGCTGATGTAACATTGCCTCCAGGAGCATCCCTTGAACGAACACAGCATGTCATTAGTCAGATTGATAGCGTGATAAAAACGATGCCAATTATAGAATCGCGTCTTGCAATTGCTGGGCAAAGCTTGTTGACCGGTGTTGCTGGAAGTTCGCATGGAATGGTCGTTTCTTCATTAAAAAACTGGGACGAACGTGGAGATACAACAGTTCAGGATGTGATAGCAGAGCTATATCGCAAAACGGCAACAATAAAAGGAGGGAAAATACTATTCTTCGCTCCGCCTCCCATTCGAGGATTTGGTTTTTCCGAAGGATTTGAAGTGCAATTGGAAGATAAAACTGGAGGAAGTATCAATAAGTTTTATCAGGTCGAACAAAAATTTCTTAAGGATTTAATGGCTCGTCCTGAAATCGATTATGCTACAACATCATTTAATGTTAATTTTCCCGAGTATCAATTTGATATTGACGTAGATAAATGTAAAATGGAAGGCGTATCCGTGAGTGATGTCTTTCAGTCACTACAGGCTTATTACGGTGGCATGTTTGTGTCCGATTTTAACTTATATACAAAGTATTGTCGCGTTATGATTCAGGCGCCTCCTCAAGATCGGACCGATTTGAATTCTTTTTCAAAAGTAATGGTTAGGAATAGTCAGGGTAGTATGGTGCCTATTACGACTCTACTAACTTTTAAACGTGTCTATCAGCCAGAAGCTCTGACGCGATACAACATGTTTACTGCGGCTACAATTTCTGGCAAGCAGAAAGCCGGTTATAGCACAGGGGATGCAATCAATGCCGTAAAGCAGGTGGCTTCTACCTTACCTACCGGTTATTCCGTAGAGTTTTCTGGTATGTCTCGTGAAGAAATTAAATCGGGAAGTCAGGCAATCTTTATCTTTTTGCTTTCATTCCTGTTTGTCTATTTTATTTTAAGTGCCCAGTATGAAAGTTATATTCTGCCTTGGTCAGTGATGCTTTCGTTGAGTATTGGTTTGTTTGGGGTATATTTCTTTGTCCATCTTTTTGGAATTACCAATAACATTTATGTACAGGTAGCACTGATCATGTTGATCGGGCTATTGGCAAAGAATGGTATTTTGATTGTAGAATTTGCCCGACAGCGGCGGGAACATGGAATGTCTATTGTTCAGGCAGCTATTGATGGTGCCGGAGCTCGTTTACGACCTATTTTGATGACATCATTTGCGTTTATTTTTGCTATGTTACCCTTGGTGATTGAAAATGGTGCGGGGAAGGCAGGAAATAATTCAATTGGGGTGGCTGCTGGAGGAGGCATGCTGATTGGAACTATGTTTGGTATTTTTGTTATACCGACTATGTTTGTGATTTTCCAAACCTTAGATGAAAAAATTAGAAAAAGAAAATGGAGACACTAA
- a CDS encoding efflux RND transporter periplasmic adaptor subunit yields MRQSFFMSRLRSFLIPFLMITLAGCHSSNKGNHTPPPHLKAMTVHYADATVYTSYATQLQSENVVTIYPRATGYIERLYVAEGDHIHKGQPILKIQDNDYIQALRSAKAAYENALLEVRKITPLVKQGIISPYQLETDQSNLDAAKANYENARINLGYTLITSPVTGVVGQITLREGSLVTAGESSPITTVSSNGNMFAYFSIDEKQMLQLVDTLKGTLQEKIMRLPPAELTLADGTLYSYKGKIALGSGLINSTTGSLLLKAIFPNPQELLRTGSTGTIQLPKYYKNVLLVPQKATFDIQDKKMIYTVDKENIAHATNITVGASAGDNYVVNDGLQDGSVIVIDGINLVKDGMKVIPVLH; encoded by the coding sequence ATGAGACAGTCTTTTTTTATGTCAAGGCTTCGTTCTTTTCTTATCCCATTCTTAATGATTACCCTGGCTGGCTGCCATTCATCAAACAAAGGGAATCATACTCCGCCGCCCCATCTTAAAGCAATGACGGTGCATTATGCTGATGCTACAGTCTATACAAGTTATGCAACGCAACTTCAGAGTGAAAATGTTGTAACCATTTATCCCCGGGCAACAGGGTATATTGAACGTTTGTATGTTGCCGAAGGAGACCATATCCATAAAGGGCAGCCGATTCTGAAGATACAGGATAATGATTATATACAAGCTCTCCGGAGTGCCAAAGCTGCTTATGAAAATGCATTGCTTGAAGTGAGAAAGATTACGCCTTTGGTGAAACAGGGCATTATTAGTCCGTATCAATTGGAAACGGATCAGAGCAATCTGGATGCTGCTAAAGCCAACTATGAAAATGCCAGAATTAACTTAGGCTATACTTTGATTACAAGTCCTGTGACAGGAGTTGTGGGCCAGATTACCTTGCGTGAAGGAAGTTTAGTGACTGCGGGCGAATCTTCTCCGATTACTACAGTTTCATCAAACGGAAATATGTTTGCGTATTTTTCTATAGATGAAAAACAAATGTTGCAATTGGTTGATACACTTAAAGGAACGTTACAGGAAAAAATCATGAGACTTCCACCGGCTGAATTAACGTTAGCTGATGGTACCTTATATTCATATAAAGGTAAAATTGCCCTGGGAAGTGGATTGATCAATTCTACTACCGGATCGTTGCTCTTGAAAGCTATTTTCCCCAATCCTCAGGAACTGTTACGTACCGGTAGTACCGGAACCATTCAGCTTCCAAAATATTATAAAAATGTACTGCTAGTTCCTCAGAAAGCTACTTTTGATATACAGGATAAAAAAATGATTTATACGGTGGATAAAGAAAATATAGCTCATGCCACAAACATTACCGTTGGAGCATCAGCAGGTGATAACTACGTGGTAAATGATGGTTTGCAAGACGGTTCTGTCATTGTGATTGATGGAATTAATCTGGTAAAAGACGGAATGAAAGTTATTCCGGTGTTGCATTAA
- a CDS encoding TetR/AcrR family transcriptional regulator, producing MKAKNTEQKILEAAEAVFLEKGFSATKTTEIAQRASVNHALIHYYFRTKENLFETIFVARLKSILESFEGILSLEISFSERIEKIINAYFDLFIDNPQMPIFMLNEFFINKERLEFFKHKIVSLTSHLQDHFEHATQKAVEAREIRLVNARDLLINIFSLNSSVFVSKTLNQSLFDWNNEEYVNYIGQRKDAIVDFVLHSIQVVK from the coding sequence ATGAAGGCAAAAAACACCGAACAGAAAATATTGGAAGCTGCTGAAGCTGTATTTCTTGAAAAAGGGTTTAGTGCAACAAAGACTACTGAAATTGCACAGCGAGCCAGTGTGAATCATGCATTGATTCATTATTATTTTCGTACGAAGGAGAATTTGTTTGAAACCATTTTTGTGGCAAGGCTAAAGTCCATCCTTGAATCTTTTGAAGGGATTCTTTCTCTCGAAATTTCTTTTTCGGAGCGTATTGAAAAGATTATCAATGCTTATTTTGATCTTTTTATCGATAACCCTCAGATGCCTATTTTTATGCTGAATGAATTTTTTATTAATAAAGAACGGTTGGAATTTTTCAAGCATAAAATTGTTTCGTTGACGTCCCATTTGCAGGATCATTTTGAGCATGCAACTCAAAAAGCGGTAGAAGCTCGGGAAATCAGGCTAGTCAACGCCCGAGATTTACTTATCAACATTTTTTCCCTCAATTCATCTGTTTTTGTGAGTAAAACACTGAATCAATCGCTATTTGACTGGAACAATGAGGAATATGTAAATTATATTGGACAACGGAAAGATGCCATTGTCGATTTTGTTTTACATAGTATTCAGGTAGTCAAATAA
- a CDS encoding outer membrane beta-barrel protein has translation MKTTILLTVRYACVALGLFVAAIGVASAASLGIVKGKVIDQTKHPVEFATAALWNAKTNKLINGSVSNNKGEFEIDKVPFGEYKLTVSMIGYQKVETESFTLASNNHAVVEKQIVLNEAAQQLAEATVTARRKFIEQKADKMVVNPDASITTSSDNVFDILKKLPGVSVDNNDNISLKGKQGVIVMIDDKPTYLSADQLANLLKGMQGKNVDRIEIIENPSARYDAEGNSGIINIKTKHNSAPGFNGNVFGGLAIGSRLGENGGIDLNMHTGKFNFYGNYSFYEWRGWESMDAVRQFMSGASAGGFQNIHSYSLYHGNAHNFKVGADYNINKNQVFSVMFRGSTGFNDVKGHTENAFSDSNHQLDSTLFTKLSVNNHWQNYTYNANYKWDIDTTGKALTIDADYAQFFYDATNTQNSNYENAVGVDLNHNFGMVGFQKSVINIFTSKVDYVYPVNKAITIESGMKTSFVTNDGRTDFNVNDPSGTIWNSGLQLHDRFIYNENINAAYISGKGQFGKTSVQLGLRVENTNSKGNSESMNRIDRDHYTNLFPSLFVQRAFNDNNQLGFSYSYRIGRPSYNMLNPFLWMLDPYTYMQGNPFLKPQFTHALGLNYTYKNRWITSVGYNYTRDLFTQVLQQNDQSNVIYQTDENLSKEVDFNASETAQLDITKWWHFNGTVIGMYKRIVSNAAGATTFSRWSYSGNMSNSITLPKDWSMELSGQYQSTQLWGNFTLLEQYQLNVGIQKRLMNNKATLKLSLDDIFNTNHGTAIAKYGDINMHVWNHWDSRRLNISFSYRFGKDNFKTRANRATSSSEEERRSAK, from the coding sequence ATGAAAACAACTATTTTACTCACGGTACGTTACGCTTGCGTAGCATTAGGCCTTTTTGTAGCAGCCATTGGCGTGGCTTCTGCTGCATCTCTTGGCATAGTAAAAGGAAAAGTTATAGATCAGACGAAACATCCGGTGGAGTTTGCCACGGCAGCATTGTGGAATGCTAAAACAAATAAGCTGATAAACGGTAGTGTAAGCAATAATAAGGGAGAGTTTGAAATTGACAAGGTGCCATTTGGTGAATATAAACTTACTGTAAGCATGATCGGCTATCAAAAAGTGGAAACAGAATCGTTCACGTTGGCCTCCAATAATCATGCTGTTGTGGAAAAACAAATCGTGCTGAATGAAGCTGCACAACAGCTCGCGGAAGCTACAGTCACGGCACGACGAAAATTTATCGAACAGAAAGCGGATAAAATGGTGGTTAATCCCGATGCTTCCATTACCACTTCTTCTGACAATGTATTCGATATCTTGAAAAAATTGCCCGGTGTTTCGGTTGACAACAACGATAATATCAGCCTGAAAGGGAAACAGGGTGTCATTGTGATGATTGACGACAAGCCCACCTATCTTTCTGCAGATCAATTGGCTAATTTGCTCAAGGGAATGCAGGGTAAAAACGTTGACCGGATCGAGATTATTGAAAATCCATCTGCACGTTATGATGCAGAAGGTAATTCGGGTATTATTAATATCAAAACCAAGCATAACAGTGCCCCGGGTTTCAATGGTAATGTTTTTGGGGGATTGGCCATTGGCAGTAGACTGGGAGAAAATGGCGGGATTGACCTGAACATGCACACCGGGAAGTTTAATTTCTACGGGAACTATTCATTTTATGAGTGGCGCGGATGGGAAAGCATGGATGCTGTTCGTCAGTTTATGAGTGGAGCATCTGCAGGTGGTTTTCAAAATATTCATTCCTATAGTTTATATCATGGCAATGCCCATAACTTCAAAGTCGGTGCAGATTACAATATCAATAAAAACCAGGTATTCAGTGTTATGTTTCGTGGTTCAACAGGATTTAATGATGTAAAGGGACATACAGAAAATGCGTTTTCAGATTCAAACCATCAGCTGGATTCCACGTTGTTTACCAAATTAAGCGTTAATAATCATTGGCAAAACTATACGTATAATGCCAACTACAAATGGGATATTGATACGACCGGAAAAGCCTTGACCATTGACGCCGATTATGCACAATTTTTCTATGACGCCACGAATACTCAAAACAGCAATTATGAGAATGCTGTCGGCGTAGATCTGAATCATAATTTTGGTATGGTGGGGTTTCAGAAAAGTGTGATTAATATCTTCACCTCTAAAGTAGATTATGTCTATCCTGTGAACAAAGCAATTACGATTGAATCAGGTATGAAAACAAGCTTTGTTACCAATGACGGTCGCACAGATTTTAATGTAAACGACCCGTCGGGAACCATCTGGAACAGCGGATTACAACTGCATGATCGTTTTATATACAATGAAAACATCAATGCTGCCTACATCAGTGGGAAAGGACAATTTGGAAAAACATCTGTTCAACTGGGATTACGGGTTGAAAATACCAATTCAAAAGGAAATTCGGAGTCAATGAACCGGATTGACAGGGATCATTACACAAATCTTTTCCCCTCATTGTTTGTACAACGTGCTTTTAATGACAATAATCAGTTGGGCTTTTCATACAGCTATCGTATTGGTCGCCCGAGCTACAATATGCTGAATCCGTTTTTGTGGATGCTCGATCCTTATACATACATGCAGGGAAATCCATTCCTGAAGCCTCAGTTTACTCATGCGTTAGGACTTAATTATACCTACAAAAACAGATGGATCACTTCGGTAGGCTATAATTATACGCGTGATCTCTTTACGCAGGTGTTACAGCAAAACGACCAGTCAAATGTCATTTATCAAACTGATGAGAACTTAAGCAAAGAGGTCGATTTCAACGCTTCTGAAACCGCACAGCTGGATATTACAAAATGGTGGCATTTTAATGGAACAGTAATAGGAATGTACAAACGCATTGTTTCGAATGCAGCCGGGGCAACAACTTTTTCCCGTTGGAGTTACAGCGGTAACATGTCGAACTCCATCACTTTACCTAAAGATTGGAGCATGGAGTTAAGCGGACAATACCAATCAACACAATTATGGGGAAATTTCACCTTGCTGGAACAATATCAACTTAATGTTGGAATCCAGAAACGTTTGATGAACAATAAAGCTACGTTGAAATTGTCACTGGATGACATATTTAATACCAATCATGGCACAGCTATAGCCAAATATGGAGATATCAATATGCACGTCTGGAATCATTGGGATAGCCGGAGGTTGAATATTTCATTCTCTTATCGTTTTGGAAAAGATAATTTCAAAACTAGAGCAAACAGAGCTACATCTTCAAGCGAAGAAGAAAGGCGAAGCGCAAAATAA